The Corallococcus soli genome has a window encoding:
- a CDS encoding methyltransferase domain-containing protein, which yields MGPSELLPRYIFAESLFARRRVLEVDAVASTGGESARFLVERGARTVVACDADVAAVEAAQKAHAHPQLRFRANIYDDLEPASFDLVLVTDLAPYVRAPELLAELARLVARQGFLVGGLRNIAGLALPQLMEPEEDVPPMYGQLLDALKAHFPHVEVATQSPVLGYQLAFERGDGLQVDGSLVRHSEAAYFVVMAGLEPARVVDPTWVQLPPEPLAFTRGKLDEIAVRAKTWEERAGRLKDAVSKLRAEVGDREAEVIALKPALEGARQDMARLTAQLETARGTVESARERDDLSSRLRRRELELQVATERIADADRRLAAQRLEVESAQRAQADAGVQALAAQETLRLERARREETAASLDEARERLTQAYTELRTLQEELGTLRIDRERDRLAAERAQDGAEDRRRQAEAARERELRIAEQYSAALAAVEHLKSDLARAQDQARAAGDSVPVREAELARARRELADAQQRMHSADGARKDAEARLTEREAALRGLETELTSARESEARLRRDLEGQAQGEAAARALAARLEESLHAAGQRLATLEAEQQRVESAQHAAGQRLAAAETERVRVEAALVQAIDAERAQAQARLEEALAEARAEANERVTNALAAAHSDADGRQERALAEAREQEEARLTRAVAEAREAAEAELTEALARARAEEAAAVERALAEAEAERKRVLAEAQADAEAKLARALAEAEAQRTRALTETEAERDAALADAEAQRKQALSEARAEVEAEAARALADAEILEGLRIEEVEARAARALAEARAEAEVQQALALEEAEARAARALAEAEAQHTRALEARVAQVLAEAEAQQARALEARVAQVLADAEAERARAISDAEAHAARALSEARAEADAQQVRALAEAEARAAQALVEARAEADARVAQVLAAARAESSGQTEQVLSDMRAEAEARLAQTLAEAEARASQALQAAHSETETLQLALSEARDALAREVWEHGARLAESNQAHEDAVGRNAELEATLRAVRQELTDAEALTKLVQEDLSREQQARASAQTALDASQAKLDAVEQTLKEERAQWLEVEAALGSTQEELRLARQALAQVQASLTTEQERGARWEAALADTQAQLLTEREQQARAQVALASVQESLDAERALRTRLEGSESSWTEAQSALEADRLRLDAALGVARTVLEEERSQRVRLEESLARFKEESATAHEEEKSLRTKAGDALAAVQAALDEERAVRVRVEASLASTREAQGNLEADLTTTRAARLSTEAAFEHTRQTLAEVQTAFTESQRTNEAALLELRQAHAAALSTAEEESQARAQALAEARAALSEAKQAQSSQEMALRELRAELTEARRSEVEALSSLDEARTQEAREREARAKDEAALVEARDGLRQEREALAALQAELEALRAESTAQRERLSEAERTLTEERAAAQAREEALRTGLESERSQLAEAEARAASESARRAELEASLSDTESRYAAEAARLPALQQALAEAEARLGSEAARVALSEQALAEAEARHVAETERVASLEQSLKEAEARLGSEATRLSTLEQSLAAAEKRSASETARRAELEASLTEVEFRLAAETANLGALEDSLAQAEAARRSAEARFEEGAQSQEAAREAEARATRLLESLATREQELREAGALRVSMEAQLEGALSRAERQQQDLDEAREQLGLKEQELTSLRTDTAQLGAAHQELMRLGSELQRAHAALHERGQRIDRLEAELMDASDRLAATREHAELLVVQLETARRFAGKATNLESSLEAERTALEALRSELETARADVARLTEATRSETERAATLEQQLARTAEEREAQLAEVAAQARAAQDALSLASTEKAQVEARLAALESRAQDEQASFEARLAEFTARAEQEKAELEARIADAGSDKAELEVRLSELTSQAGTDKAELEARLAEALASAGTDKAELEVRLSELTARAEAEKAAIEARLAQASEQTREALAVLEAQLSTALAEARAERAGLESRVASLSQAAADAEAQARRADSERTAMASERERLQSDLTIARAARVRLEGRATTLETAAVDAARILDAERAELTARIREQQARLEALETERETLVQALEEAKASSSGQPPEAVLEMAAEMEVLQAHVETMQDQLAAREAELAELRRASGPTPSGASRRSMPALDVPTPPKKVGERE from the coding sequence ATGGGGCCCAGCGAGCTGCTGCCCCGCTACATCTTCGCGGAGAGCCTGTTCGCGCGCCGTCGCGTGCTGGAGGTCGACGCCGTGGCCTCCACCGGGGGCGAAAGCGCGCGTTTCCTGGTGGAGCGGGGGGCGCGCACGGTGGTCGCGTGCGACGCGGACGTGGCGGCGGTGGAGGCGGCGCAGAAGGCCCATGCGCACCCGCAGCTGAGATTCCGCGCGAACATCTACGACGACCTGGAGCCGGCGAGCTTCGACCTGGTGCTGGTGACGGACCTGGCGCCCTATGTGCGCGCGCCGGAGCTGCTGGCGGAGCTGGCGCGGCTGGTGGCGCGGCAGGGGTTCCTGGTGGGGGGCCTGCGCAACATCGCGGGCCTGGCGCTGCCGCAGTTGATGGAGCCGGAGGAGGACGTGCCGCCCATGTACGGGCAGCTCCTGGACGCGCTCAAGGCGCACTTCCCCCACGTGGAGGTGGCCACGCAGTCGCCGGTGCTGGGCTACCAGCTCGCGTTCGAGCGCGGGGACGGGTTGCAGGTGGACGGCTCGCTCGTGCGGCACAGCGAGGCGGCTTACTTCGTGGTGATGGCGGGCCTGGAGCCGGCGCGGGTGGTGGATCCGACGTGGGTGCAGCTGCCGCCGGAGCCGCTGGCCTTCACGCGCGGCAAGCTGGATGAGATCGCCGTCCGGGCGAAGACGTGGGAGGAGCGGGCAGGGCGGCTGAAGGACGCGGTGTCCAAGCTGCGCGCGGAGGTGGGCGACCGGGAGGCGGAGGTCATCGCGCTCAAGCCGGCGCTGGAGGGCGCGCGTCAGGACATGGCGCGGCTCACCGCGCAGTTGGAGACCGCCCGGGGCACGGTGGAGTCCGCGCGCGAGCGGGACGACCTGAGCAGCCGGCTGCGGCGGCGCGAGCTGGAGTTGCAGGTCGCGACGGAGCGCATCGCGGACGCGGACCGGCGGCTGGCGGCGCAGCGGCTGGAGGTGGAGTCAGCGCAGCGCGCGCAGGCGGACGCGGGCGTGCAGGCGCTGGCCGCGCAGGAGACGCTGCGGCTGGAGCGGGCGCGGCGCGAGGAGACGGCGGCCTCGCTGGATGAGGCGCGCGAGCGGCTGACGCAGGCGTACACGGAGCTGCGCACGCTCCAGGAGGAGCTGGGGACGCTGCGCATCGACCGGGAGCGGGACCGGCTGGCGGCGGAGCGCGCGCAGGACGGGGCCGAGGACCGGCGGCGGCAGGCGGAGGCGGCTCGCGAGCGGGAGCTGCGCATCGCGGAGCAGTACTCCGCGGCGCTGGCCGCGGTGGAGCACCTGAAGTCCGACCTGGCGCGCGCGCAGGACCAGGCGCGGGCGGCGGGCGACTCGGTGCCGGTGCGGGAAGCGGAGCTGGCGCGGGCGCGGCGTGAACTCGCGGATGCCCAGCAGCGGATGCACTCCGCGGACGGGGCGCGCAAGGATGCGGAGGCCCGGCTCACGGAGCGTGAGGCCGCGCTGCGTGGGCTGGAGACGGAGCTGACGTCCGCGCGCGAGTCGGAGGCCCGGCTGCGGCGCGACCTGGAAGGACAGGCCCAGGGAGAGGCGGCGGCAAGGGCGCTGGCGGCCCGTCTGGAGGAGTCGCTCCACGCCGCGGGGCAGCGGCTGGCGACACTGGAGGCTGAGCAGCAGCGCGTCGAGTCCGCGCAGCACGCGGCGGGACAGCGGCTGGCGGCGGCGGAGACGGAGCGCGTCCGGGTGGAGGCCGCGCTCGTGCAGGCCATCGACGCCGAGCGGGCCCAGGCGCAGGCACGGCTGGAGGAGGCGCTGGCGGAGGCCCGCGCCGAGGCCAATGAGCGCGTGACGAACGCGCTGGCCGCCGCGCACTCGGACGCGGATGGACGGCAGGAACGCGCGCTGGCGGAGGCCCGCGAGCAGGAGGAGGCGCGGCTCACGCGGGCGGTGGCGGAGGCGCGGGAGGCGGCGGAGGCCGAGCTGACGGAGGCCCTCGCGCGGGCCCGGGCGGAGGAAGCGGCGGCCGTCGAGCGTGCGCTGGCGGAGGCGGAGGCCGAGCGGAAGCGCGTGCTCGCCGAGGCCCAGGCCGACGCGGAGGCGAAGCTTGCCCGGGCGCTGGCGGAAGCGGAGGCCCAGCGGACGCGGGCCCTGACGGAGACGGAGGCCGAGCGGGATGCGGCGCTCGCGGATGCGGAGGCGCAGCGGAAGCAGGCGCTGAGCGAGGCTCGCGCGGAAGTGGAGGCGGAGGCGGCTCGCGCGCTGGCCGACGCGGAGATCCTGGAAGGGCTGCGGATTGAAGAGGTCGAGGCCCGCGCGGCCCGCGCCCTCGCGGAGGCCCGTGCCGAGGCGGAGGTCCAGCAGGCCCTGGCGCTTGAAGAAGCGGAAGCGCGCGCGGCCCGTGCGCTCGCGGAGGCGGAGGCGCAGCACACCCGTGCACTTGAAGCCCGCGTGGCCCAGGTGCTCGCGGAGGCGGAGGCCCAGCAGGCTCGCGCACTTGAAGCCCGAGTAGCCCAGGTGCTCGCCGATGCGGAGGCCGAGCGCGCTCGCGCGATCTCGGACGCCGAAGCCCATGCGGCCCGCGCTCTTTCGGAAGCTCGCGCGGAGGCGGACGCCCAGCAGGTCCGAGCGCTCGCGGAGGCGGAGGCGCGTGCGGCCCAGGCCCTGGTCGAGGCTCGCGCGGAGGCCGATGCGCGGGTGGCCCAGGTGCTCGCGGCGGCCCGTGCCGAGTCGAGCGGACAGACGGAACAGGTGCTTTCGGACATGCGTGCGGAGGCGGAGGCGCGTCTCGCGCAGACGCTCGCCGAAGCGGAGGCCCGTGCCTCCCAGGCGCTCCAGGCCGCGCACTCCGAGACCGAGACCCTGCAACTGGCCCTCTCCGAGGCCCGGGATGCCCTGGCGCGCGAGGTGTGGGAACACGGTGCCCGGCTCGCGGAGTCGAATCAGGCCCATGAAGACGCCGTGGGTCGCAACGCGGAGCTGGAGGCCACCCTCCGCGCCGTGCGCCAGGAGCTGACCGACGCGGAGGCCCTGACGAAGCTCGTCCAGGAGGACCTCTCGCGCGAGCAGCAGGCCCGGGCCTCGGCGCAGACCGCGCTCGACGCCTCGCAGGCGAAGCTGGACGCGGTCGAACAGACGCTCAAGGAGGAGCGCGCCCAGTGGCTGGAGGTGGAGGCGGCGCTGGGCTCCACGCAGGAAGAGCTGCGCTTGGCGCGACAGGCCCTGGCCCAGGTCCAGGCGTCGCTCACCACCGAACAGGAGCGGGGTGCTCGCTGGGAAGCGGCGCTCGCGGACACCCAGGCCCAGTTGCTCACGGAGCGCGAGCAGCAGGCCCGCGCCCAGGTGGCCCTCGCGAGCGTGCAGGAGTCACTGGATGCCGAGCGCGCCCTCCGCACGCGCCTGGAAGGATCGGAGTCCTCGTGGACCGAGGCGCAGAGCGCGCTGGAGGCGGACCGGCTCCGGCTCGATGCCGCGTTGGGCGTCGCCCGCACGGTCCTGGAGGAGGAGCGCTCGCAACGCGTTCGCCTGGAGGAGTCGCTCGCCCGGTTCAAGGAAGAGTCCGCGACGGCGCATGAGGAAGAGAAGTCCCTGCGGACGAAGGCCGGAGACGCCCTCGCGGCGGTGCAGGCCGCGCTCGACGAGGAGCGCGCCGTGCGAGTCCGTGTCGAGGCGTCGCTGGCCTCGACGCGCGAAGCCCAGGGCAACCTCGAAGCGGACCTGACGACGACCCGCGCCGCGCGACTGTCCACCGAGGCCGCGTTCGAGCACACGCGGCAGACCCTGGCGGAGGTCCAGACCGCCTTCACCGAGTCGCAGCGCACGAACGAGGCCGCGCTGCTGGAGCTGCGTCAGGCGCACGCTGCCGCACTGTCGACCGCCGAGGAGGAATCCCAGGCGCGCGCGCAGGCCCTGGCGGAGGCCCGCGCAGCGCTGTCCGAAGCGAAGCAGGCGCAGTCGTCGCAGGAAATGGCCCTGCGGGAGCTGCGCGCCGAACTCACCGAGGCGCGGCGCTCTGAAGTGGAGGCGCTGTCCTCACTGGACGAGGCTCGCACCCAGGAGGCCCGCGAACGCGAGGCGCGCGCGAAGGACGAAGCCGCGCTCGTGGAGGCTCGCGATGGCCTGCGACAGGAGCGCGAGGCCCTGGCCGCGCTCCAGGCCGAACTGGAAGCACTGCGCGCGGAGTCCACGGCGCAGCGTGAGCGCTTGTCCGAAGCGGAGCGGACGCTCACGGAGGAGCGCGCCGCGGCCCAGGCTCGCGAAGAAGCCCTGCGCACGGGCCTGGAGTCCGAGCGAAGCCAGCTCGCGGAAGCCGAAGCCCGTGCGGCTTCCGAGTCCGCGCGTCGCGCCGAGCTGGAGGCTTCCCTGTCGGACACCGAGTCCCGGTACGCCGCCGAAGCCGCGCGCCTGCCCGCGCTTCAGCAGGCCCTCGCGGAGGCGGAGGCCCGGCTTGGCTCCGAGGCGGCTCGGGTCGCTTTGTCGGAGCAGGCCCTCGCGGAGGCGGAGGCCCGGCACGTCGCTGAGACCGAGCGGGTCGCTTCATTGGAGCAGTCGCTGAAGGAGGCCGAAGCGCGCCTGGGCTCCGAGGCCACGCGACTCTCCACGCTGGAGCAGTCGCTGGCGGCGGCGGAGAAGCGTTCCGCCTCGGAGACCGCGCGTCGCGCCGAACTGGAGGCCTCGCTGACGGAGGTGGAGTTCCGCCTCGCCGCGGAGACCGCCAACCTGGGCGCGTTGGAGGACTCGCTCGCGCAGGCGGAGGCCGCGCGCCGGAGCGCGGAGGCCCGCTTCGAGGAAGGTGCCCAGTCCCAGGAGGCCGCGCGCGAAGCCGAGGCCCGGGCGACGCGCCTCCTGGAGTCCCTGGCCACGCGCGAGCAGGAGCTGCGCGAGGCCGGCGCCCTGCGCGTGTCCATGGAAGCGCAGCTGGAGGGCGCGCTCTCCCGGGCCGAGCGTCAGCAGCAGGACCTGGACGAGGCGCGCGAGCAGCTCGGGTTGAAGGAGCAGGAGCTGACGAGCCTGCGCACGGACACCGCCCAACTGGGCGCCGCGCACCAGGAGCTGATGCGCCTGGGCTCCGAGCTGCAACGCGCCCACGCCGCGCTGCATGAGCGCGGACAGCGCATCGACCGGCTGGAAGCGGAGTTGATGGATGCGAGCGACCGGCTCGCCGCCACGCGCGAACACGCGGAGCTGCTCGTGGTGCAGTTGGAGACCGCGCGGCGCTTCGCGGGCAAGGCCACGAACCTGGAGTCCTCGCTCGAAGCGGAGCGGACCGCGCTCGAAGCCCTGCGCTCCGAATTGGAGACCGCGCGCGCTGACGTGGCCCGGCTCACGGAGGCCACTCGGAGCGAGACCGAGCGCGCGGCCACCCTGGAGCAGCAGCTCGCGCGGACCGCCGAGGAGCGCGAGGCCCAGCTCGCCGAAGTCGCGGCACAGGCCCGTGCGGCCCAGGACGCGCTGTCGCTCGCGAGCACCGAGAAGGCCCAGGTGGAGGCCCGTCTGGCCGCCCTCGAATCGCGCGCTCAAGACGAACAGGCCTCCTTCGAGGCCCGGCTCGCGGAGTTCACCGCCCGCGCGGAGCAGGAGAAGGCCGAACTGGAAGCCCGGATCGCGGACGCGGGCTCCGACAAGGCGGAGCTGGAGGTGCGCCTCTCCGAGCTCACCTCGCAAGCCGGCACCGACAAGGCGGAGCTGGAGGCGCGGCTCGCCGAGGCGCTCGCGAGCGCGGGCACGGACAAGGCGGAGCTGGAGGTGCGCCTCTCTGAACTCACCGCTCGGGCAGAGGCGGAGAAGGCCGCCATCGAAGCCCGCCTCGCCCAGGCCTCCGAACAGACGCGCGAGGCCTTGGCCGTCCTGGAAGCCCAGCTCTCCACCGCGCTGGCGGAAGCACGCGCCGAACGGGCCGGGCTGGAGTCCCGCGTGGCCTCCCTCTCCCAGGCCGCCGCCGACGCCGAGGCCCAGGCCCGCCGCGCCGACTCCGAGCGCACCGCGATGGCCTCCGAACGCGAGCGCCTCCAGTCCGACCTGACAATCGCGCGCGCCGCCCGCGTCCGCCTGGAGGGGCGCGCCACCACCCTGGAGACCGCGGCCGTGGACGCCGCGCGCATCCTGGACGCCGAGCGGGCCGAACTCACCGCGCGGATCCGCGAGCAGCAGGCCCGGCTGGAGGCCCTGGAGACCGAGCGCGAGACGCTGGTCCAGGCGCTGGAGGAGGCGAAGGCGTCCTCGTCCGGCCAGCCCCCCGAGGCCGTCCTGGAGATGGCCGCGGAGATGGAGGTCCTCCAGGCCCACGTCGAGACCATGCAGGATCAGCTGGCCGCCCGGGAGGCGGAGCTGGCCGAGCTGCGACGCGCCAGCGGGCCCACCCCCTCCGGCGCCTCGCGCCGGTCCATGCCCGCCCTGGACGTTCCGACCCCGCCCAAGAAGGTCGGCGAGCGCGAATAA
- a CDS encoding IF-2 protein — MTTNSPQGFGYRARRTFTRLLVFLVILGLGGGVVFLLGQLNSRTFTLVQENGELVVMKGRAMPTGATAYRPGDPRLADAYAPLPLEGQDVTLLTQQKFTDRDDLDRALFPLMETLARPRIASGEPPKVERGLYYLRRAEKLAGITEEQRRSLQSMLTDVAFYQARQKLEDARRLVSEGLAQLKLASETENRHARSANQMLSTVGPPARDLEEALRRAVHTQSGQDNSPVAPAPAPRPAAPASGDTSLQPFPASPTPDAGSTP; from the coding sequence ATGACCACGAATTCACCCCAGGGTTTCGGTTACCGGGCACGCCGCACCTTCACCCGCCTGCTCGTCTTCCTGGTCATCCTGGGCCTGGGCGGCGGCGTCGTCTTCCTGCTGGGCCAGCTCAACTCCCGCACCTTCACCCTCGTCCAGGAGAACGGCGAGCTGGTGGTCATGAAGGGCCGCGCCATGCCCACCGGCGCCACCGCCTACCGCCCCGGCGACCCGCGCCTCGCGGACGCCTACGCCCCCCTCCCCCTGGAGGGCCAGGACGTCACCCTGCTGACGCAGCAGAAGTTCACCGACCGGGACGACCTGGACCGGGCCCTGTTCCCCCTCATGGAGACGCTGGCCCGCCCCCGCATCGCGTCCGGCGAGCCCCCCAAGGTGGAGCGCGGCCTCTACTACCTGCGCCGCGCGGAGAAGCTCGCCGGCATCACCGAGGAGCAGCGCCGCAGCCTCCAGTCCATGCTCACCGACGTCGCCTTCTACCAGGCCCGCCAGAAGCTGGAGGACGCCCGTCGGCTCGTCTCCGAAGGCCTCGCCCAGCTCAAGCTCGCCTCCGAGACGGAGAACCGCCACGCCCGCAGCGCCAACCAGATGCTGTCCACCGTGGGCCCCCCTGCCCGCGACCTGGAGGAGGCCCTGCGCCGCGCCGTCCACACCCAGAGCGGTCAGGACAACAGCCCTGTAGCACCGGCCCCCGCGCCGCGCCCCGCCGCGCCCGCCTCCGGGGACACCTCGTTGCAGCCGTTTCCGGCCTCCCCAACCCCCGACGCCGGCTCCACGCCGTGA
- a CDS encoding GGDEF domain-containing response regulator — MAGPILVVDDDLFFRQLATDLLSQRGHRVVAVENATLALEEVARATFDLVLTDVVMPGVDGFALTARLRERDPEQEVILVSHRTDVQGSEVALRLGVADCLTKPIEEADLLLAVDRAMERAQLRHERSRLQDENLEFARFHNLQQRCLELLSHPDLEWLQERVIADLGSVCDAQSAALWVVDDRGDLGLRSYRGLLDKQFLPEKMSPEGPLSLRLREALPWLARDERSTVLYVPLVAAGEVMGLAQLSDPLTGDFRAEHTRDAKVLADFAAVGVKNGRKLLALQRLGLRDRDTAAYNLSYFTDYASKEIYKARRYGRTFSLLTFSIDNLPLVRVRLGASEAKKAVRGIIKALSKIIRDSDVIAKASDQEFYLLLPETDFFGAMMFVRRAVAAVRDEPEVQDVEQRLPLALVGGASTFPKDGEDFDELVHRCRRRMDERRASLQRRLMLDGLPFWDEVDLLLGTPNSPRLPTDDRAEPSRRGKVADVLFDELQVEIARELVRDPGSRGLLYVGGPEIRADLPLAIGLEQAPPDLSSRIYLLGRRVDLESHPALTPVFLEGDERVARHEFILWLSESASYALIQRRGRGATWGFHTSDTAVVDGLISKLQAEYDLQPY, encoded by the coding sequence GTGGCTGGTCCCATCCTCGTCGTCGACGACGACCTGTTCTTCCGACAACTCGCCACGGACCTGCTGTCGCAGCGCGGGCACCGCGTGGTGGCCGTGGAGAACGCCACCCTCGCCCTGGAGGAGGTGGCCCGGGCCACGTTCGACCTGGTCCTCACCGACGTGGTGATGCCCGGCGTGGACGGCTTCGCGCTCACGGCCCGCCTGCGCGAAAGGGACCCGGAGCAGGAGGTCATCCTCGTCAGCCACCGCACCGACGTGCAGGGCTCGGAGGTCGCGCTGCGCCTGGGCGTGGCGGACTGCCTCACCAAGCCGATTGAGGAGGCGGACCTGCTGCTCGCGGTGGACCGGGCCATGGAGCGCGCCCAGCTTCGGCATGAGCGTTCGCGGCTCCAGGACGAGAATCTGGAGTTCGCCCGCTTCCACAACCTCCAGCAGCGGTGCCTGGAGCTGCTGTCCCATCCGGACCTGGAGTGGCTCCAGGAGCGTGTCATCGCGGACCTGGGTTCGGTGTGCGACGCGCAGAGCGCCGCGCTGTGGGTGGTGGACGACCGGGGAGACCTGGGGCTGCGCTCGTACCGGGGGCTGCTCGACAAGCAGTTCCTGCCGGAGAAGATGAGCCCGGAGGGGCCGCTGTCCCTGCGGCTGCGGGAAGCGCTGCCGTGGCTCGCGCGCGACGAGCGCTCCACGGTGCTCTACGTGCCGCTCGTCGCCGCGGGCGAGGTGATGGGCCTGGCGCAGCTGTCGGATCCGCTCACCGGCGACTTCCGCGCGGAGCACACGCGCGACGCGAAGGTGCTGGCGGACTTCGCGGCGGTGGGCGTGAAGAACGGCCGCAAGCTGCTCGCGCTCCAGCGCCTGGGCCTGCGCGACCGCGACACCGCCGCGTACAACCTGAGCTACTTCACCGACTACGCGTCCAAGGAGATCTACAAGGCGCGGCGGTACGGGCGCACGTTCTCGCTGCTCACCTTCAGCATCGACAACCTGCCGCTGGTGCGCGTGCGGCTGGGGGCCTCCGAGGCGAAGAAGGCGGTGCGCGGCATCATCAAGGCGCTCAGCAAGATCATCCGCGACTCGGACGTCATCGCGAAGGCGAGCGACCAGGAGTTCTACCTCCTGCTGCCGGAGACGGACTTCTTCGGCGCGATGATGTTCGTGCGCCGCGCCGTGGCGGCGGTGCGCGACGAGCCGGAGGTGCAGGACGTGGAGCAGCGCCTGCCCCTGGCGCTGGTGGGCGGGGCGAGCACCTTCCCCAAGGACGGCGAGGACTTCGACGAGCTGGTGCACCGCTGCCGCCGCCGCATGGACGAGCGCCGCGCGTCGCTCCAGCGCCGGCTGATGCTGGACGGGCTGCCGTTCTGGGACGAGGTGGACCTGCTGCTGGGCACGCCCAACAGCCCCCGCCTGCCCACGGACGACCGGGCCGAACCCAGCCGCCGGGGCAAGGTGGCGGACGTGCTCTTCGACGAACTCCAGGTGGAGATCGCCCGCGAGCTAGTGCGCGACCCGGGCTCACGAGGGCTGCTCTACGTGGGCGGCCCGGAGATCCGCGCGGACCTGCCGCTGGCGATTGGCCTGGAGCAGGCGCCGCCGGATTTGTCCTCGCGCATCTACCTGCTGGGCCGGCGCGTGGACCTGGAGTCGCACCCGGCGCTCACGCCGGTGTTCCTGGAGGGGGACGAGCGGGTGGCGCGCCACGAGTTCATCCTCTGGTTGTCGGAGAGTGCGTCGTACGCGCTCATCCAGCGGCGCGGGCGTGGCGCGACGTGGGGGTTCCACACCTCGGACACCGCGGTGGTGGACGGGCTCATCTCCAAGCTGCAGGCCGAATACGACCTGCAGCCCTACTGA
- the dapF gene encoding diaminopimelate epimerase: MDASERIFKYHGLGNDFVVLDRRRTGVDIDAEQSRWLCDRRRGIGADGVLALLPSTRGTARMVVHNADGSIAEMCGNGLRCAVKYLVDHSGDHPALLDVETGAGVLTCEPGYGDGGVVGVDISMGPARLVAANLPSGTTGQPFVDAPVPGHPELRGTAVNMGNPHLVLLDQPLEASERLGPVLERHPAFPDRTNVEFVRVEEDGLTVVVWERGCGLTQACGTGACASAVAAVLARRLPGNAWLRVTLPGGDLRIRVPDDLSDIRLRGPVAFVFEGVVALPRAR, translated from the coding sequence GTGGACGCAAGCGAACGCATCTTCAAGTACCACGGCCTGGGCAACGACTTCGTCGTCCTGGACCGCCGGCGGACGGGTGTGGACATCGACGCGGAGCAGTCCCGCTGGCTGTGCGACCGGCGCCGGGGCATTGGCGCGGACGGGGTGCTGGCCCTCCTCCCCTCCACCCGGGGGACGGCGCGCATGGTCGTCCACAACGCCGACGGCAGCATCGCGGAGATGTGCGGCAACGGCCTGCGCTGTGCGGTGAAGTATCTGGTGGATCACTCCGGCGACCACCCCGCGCTCCTCGACGTGGAGACGGGCGCGGGCGTGCTCACCTGCGAGCCCGGCTACGGGGATGGCGGCGTGGTGGGCGTGGACATCTCCATGGGGCCGGCGCGGCTGGTGGCCGCGAACCTGCCTTCGGGGACGACGGGGCAGCCCTTCGTGGACGCCCCCGTGCCCGGGCACCCGGAGCTGCGCGGCACCGCCGTGAACATGGGCAACCCGCACCTGGTGCTCCTGGATCAGCCCCTGGAGGCCAGCGAGCGCCTGGGGCCCGTCCTGGAGCGGCACCCGGCCTTCCCGGACCGCACCAATGTGGAGTTCGTGCGCGTGGAGGAGGACGGCCTCACCGTCGTCGTCTGGGAGCGGGGCTGCGGCCTCACCCAGGCGTGCGGCACGGGGGCGTGCGCCTCCGCGGTGGCGGCGGTGCTGGCCAGGCGCCTGCCGGGCAATGCCTGGCTGCGCGTCACCCTGCCCGGGGGCGACCTGCGCATCCGCGTTCCGGACGACCTGTCCGACATCCGCCTCCGCGGTCCTGTCGCCTTCGTCTTCGAAGGCGTTGTAGCCCTTCCAAGGGCCCGATAA